The following proteins are co-located in the Oceanivirga salmonicida genome:
- a CDS encoding mechanosensitive ion channel yields the protein MDQILKFIGSMFDMIPNLIVAIILLIITLIVSSLARKLVIKLGKKLKVETYFTKMKVVENEEKGHVLLKVLGNIGYIIVFLIMIPSVLARLGMYNVAEPITSMFYAGLSHIPKILGAGLVVFIGYIIAKILKEIITNILKTFHLDEKVNKFTKLEEGKILFSELIGQIIFALILIVAIITALDILNLDAIAKPTTQVLTILLSYIPNIMVFIILILIGALLSKLIGSIVNGLLITTGVDKLIECEKCEILKNNKPSAIITIVVKVLIFGIFFIEAINVLNLQILTNITTSILLYLPNVFAALIILIGIYIAIKFLLPIIVKATNSKIAELVSKIFIYVFGMFMILNQLAIAPEIVNIAFIATMATLSLTFILAFGLGGKDFAKDLLDKINQKMK from the coding sequence ATGGATCAAATTTTAAAATTTATTGGAAGTATGTTTGACATGATTCCAAATTTAATTGTAGCAATAATATTGCTTATAATTACATTAATAGTATCATCATTAGCAAGAAAGTTAGTAATTAAACTGGGGAAAAAATTAAAGGTTGAAACATATTTTACTAAAATGAAAGTAGTAGAGAATGAAGAAAAGGGACATGTATTATTAAAAGTTTTAGGAAATATAGGGTATATAATTGTATTCTTAATTATGATACCATCAGTTTTAGCTCGTTTAGGTATGTATAATGTTGCAGAACCTATAACAAGTATGTTTTATGCAGGATTAAGCCATATTCCAAAGATATTAGGGGCAGGTTTAGTAGTATTTATAGGCTACATAATTGCTAAAATATTAAAGGAAATTATTACAAATATATTAAAAACTTTCCATTTAGATGAAAAAGTAAATAAGTTTACAAAATTAGAAGAAGGGAAAATACTTTTTTCTGAATTAATAGGTCAAATAATATTTGCACTAATATTAATAGTTGCTATTATAACAGCATTAGATATATTAAATTTAGATGCTATAGCTAAGCCAACAACACAAGTATTAACAATATTATTATCTTATATACCTAATATAATGGTATTTATTATATTAATACTAATAGGAGCATTATTATCAAAATTAATAGGAAGTATAGTAAATGGATTATTAATAACAACAGGTGTAGATAAATTAATAGAATGTGAAAAATGTGAGATACTTAAAAATAATAAACCATCTGCAATAATAACAATAGTAGTTAAAGTATTAATTTTTGGAATATTCTTTATAGAAGCAATAAATGTACTAAATTTACAAATATTAACAAATATAACAACAAGTATATTATTATACTTACCAAATGTATTTGCAGCCTTGATTATATTAATAGGAATATATATAGCTATTAAATTCTTATTACCTATAATTGTAAAAGCGACTAACTCAAAAATAGCAGAATTAGTTTCAAAGATATTTATATATGTATTTGGAATGTTTATGATATTAAATCAATTAGCAATTGCACCAGAAATAGTAAATATTGCATTTATAGCAACAATGGCTACATTATCATTAACATTTATTCTAGCATTTGGATTAGGTGGAAAAGATTTTGCAAAAGATTTATTAGATAAAATAAATCAAAAAATGAAATAA
- a CDS encoding undecaprenyl-diphosphate phosphatase, whose translation MIEILKVVFLSFIEGLTEFIPVSSTGHMIIVEHFINLSNNKVFVSSFEIIIQLGAILSVFVYFYKEIFKLEKETFIKIIVAVIPAGILGVLFSDYIEEKLFNIYVVSFMLIFYGVILIILEKISKKSKVNSLNNVSFKQAIYVGIFQCLAFVPGTSRSAATIIGAMLLGLNRVVATEFSFFLAIPTMLGATTLKLIKMPVLSFNEYMLILLGFVLSFIFAYGFIKFFMEYIKKHDFKMFGYYRITLGIILLIIVKLV comes from the coding sequence ATGATAGAAATTTTAAAGGTAGTATTTTTAAGTTTTATAGAAGGTTTAACAGAGTTTATACCAGTTAGTAGTACAGGACACATGATAATAGTAGAGCATTTTATAAATTTATCTAATAATAAGGTCTTTGTATCATCATTTGAGATAATAATACAATTAGGTGCTATATTATCTGTATTTGTATATTTTTATAAAGAAATATTTAAATTGGAGAAAGAAACTTTTATTAAAATAATAGTAGCAGTAATACCTGCTGGGATTTTAGGAGTCCTATTTTCAGACTATATAGAAGAAAAACTATTTAATATATATGTAGTATCATTTATGCTAATATTTTATGGTGTAATATTAATAATATTAGAAAAAATATCAAAAAAAAGCAAGGTGAATAGTTTAAATAATGTAAGTTTTAAACAAGCAATATATGTGGGAATATTTCAATGTTTAGCATTTGTACCAGGTACTTCCAGATCAGCTGCAACAATAATAGGAGCAATGTTACTAGGATTAAATAGGGTAGTTGCAACTGAATTTTCATTCTTTTTAGCAATACCTACTATGTTAGGAGCAACAACACTAAAATTGATAAAAATGCCTGTATTAAGTTTTAATGAATATATGTTAATATTGTTAGGTTTCGTACTTTCATTTATATTTGCATATGGATTTATAAAATTCTTTATGGAATATATTAAAAAGCATGATTTTAAAATGTTTGGTTATTATAGAATAACATTAGGTATTATATTATTAATAATAGTGAAATTGGTATAA